A stretch of Amycolatopsis balhimycina FH 1894 DNA encodes these proteins:
- a CDS encoding RNA polymerase sigma factor produces the protein MEGKSEPDWETVYRENVVWVYRLMVKKVGNPADAEDLTGEVFLAALKPLRANARREEVRAYLLATARTVLAAHWRRLFGREITTIGLDETMEIPDGSPRMTNGTTVPATDRRVAAILAELPERARRVLQLRFLESYSLQDAADELGVSLANVKVIQHRALRLAAQAAERIEEQA, from the coding sequence ATGGAGGGGAAGTCCGAGCCGGACTGGGAAACCGTTTACCGAGAGAATGTCGTCTGGGTTTACCGGCTGATGGTGAAAAAGGTGGGAAACCCGGCGGACGCCGAGGATCTCACCGGTGAGGTCTTCCTCGCCGCGCTGAAACCGTTGCGCGCGAACGCGCGCAGGGAGGAGGTCCGCGCCTACCTGCTGGCGACGGCGCGCACCGTGCTCGCGGCCCATTGGCGGCGCCTGTTCGGCCGCGAGATCACCACGATCGGCCTCGACGAAACGATGGAAATACCCGACGGCAGCCCCCGAATGACGAACGGCACGACAGTTCCAGCGACGGACCGGCGGGTCGCCGCGATCCTCGCCGAATTGCCCGAGCGCGCCCGGAGAGTCCTGCAGTTACGATTTCTGGAGTCCTACTCACTGCAGGACGCCGCCGACGAGCTGGGGGTCAGCCTCGCCAACGTCAAGGTGATCCAGCACCGGGCCCTGCGGCTCGCCGCCCAAGCCGCGGAACGGATCGAGGAGCAGGCATGA
- a CDS encoding Rieske (2Fe-2S) protein, protein MNDVDRFADSLLGQRTPEPFRPDDEQVAQMRAAIELQAVRLGAADAHPPAGFLARLERELAAELTTPATPLDRRATRRRVVRTAGIAAASLAAGVGIDRLVRGPAAAPPEQEPGEWRTVAASKDVPEGGLREFELDTVTGFVQRTPDGLQAVSSTCTHLGCRLRLANPERRLVCPCHGATFALTGEIVRYDLPVEIPPLPVFEARDQDGDIQIYTPFKRD, encoded by the coding sequence ATGAACGACGTCGACCGCTTCGCCGACAGCCTCCTCGGGCAGCGCACGCCGGAGCCGTTCCGGCCGGACGACGAGCAGGTGGCCCAGATGCGCGCGGCCATCGAGCTGCAGGCCGTCCGGCTCGGCGCGGCCGACGCCCACCCGCCCGCCGGCTTCCTCGCGCGGCTCGAGCGCGAGCTGGCGGCCGAGCTCACGACGCCTGCCACGCCCCTGGACCGGCGCGCAACCCGCCGCCGCGTGGTCCGGACCGCCGGGATCGCCGCCGCCTCCCTTGCCGCGGGCGTCGGGATCGACCGCCTGGTCCGCGGCCCGGCCGCGGCACCACCGGAGCAGGAACCGGGCGAGTGGCGAACGGTAGCGGCGAGCAAGGACGTGCCGGAGGGCGGCCTGCGGGAGTTCGAGCTGGACACCGTGACCGGCTTCGTCCAGCGAACCCCGGACGGCCTGCAAGCCGTGTCCTCGACCTGCACCCACCTGGGCTGCCGCCTGCGCCTGGCGAACCCCGAGCGTCGGCTGGTCTGCCCTTGCCACGGCGCGACCTTCGCGCTGACCGGGGAGATCGTGCGTTACGACCTCCCGGTGGAGATCCCGCCATTGCCCGTGTTCGAGGCCCGCGACCAGGACGGCGACATCCAGATCTACACCCCCTTCAAACGGGACTGA